A single region of the Saprospiraceae bacterium genome encodes:
- a CDS encoding AraC family transcriptional regulator — protein sequence MSKVQHTTYNGVINMLDIFQPKINERLHFSSHVLIWIKSGNGLIEVDFKTYKDFKDKLIFLSPGQYVKFVFGEFEVAKMAFADQFVFNSRDFRVLFKHLVSLGYIEFSVGVQQSFMRFFDSNPLNVLDLATQQWFWQNPFKADKEEYTIIFDTKEVIDEHFKENLSIEKLIANVSHEYYHIAKLVKSRLGTTVKSLALQKLLLESQKDIAFTDKPIQEVANDLGFKDPAYFNRFFKKQTHHTPLEFRRNFGEEVDTLIQDILYLIQTHHKSQHSTAFYADQTHLSIKTLSRKVKEKLHMTVGDLVRNELVNSAKTLLPHYSIKEVAYELGFEEPHHFSAFFKKYTGIKPRDYNR from the coding sequence ATGTCAAAAGTCCAGCATACGACCTATAATGGGGTAATAAACATGTTAGACATCTTTCAGCCTAAAATTAATGAACGTCTTCATTTTTCCAGTCATGTACTCATCTGGATTAAGTCAGGTAATGGCCTTATAGAAGTAGATTTCAAAACCTATAAAGATTTTAAAGATAAGCTCATTTTTTTATCTCCCGGCCAATATGTGAAATTTGTATTTGGTGAATTTGAGGTAGCTAAGATGGCTTTTGCGGATCAATTTGTTTTCAATTCCCGTGATTTCCGGGTGTTGTTTAAACATTTGGTCTCTTTGGGATATATTGAGTTTTCGGTAGGTGTGCAGCAATCCTTTATGCGTTTCTTCGACAGCAATCCTTTGAATGTATTAGACCTTGCAACGCAGCAGTGGTTTTGGCAAAACCCTTTTAAAGCTGATAAAGAGGAATACACCATTATTTTTGACACCAAAGAGGTAATAGATGAGCATTTCAAAGAAAACTTAAGTATAGAAAAACTTATAGCTAATGTTAGCCATGAATATTATCATATTGCAAAATTGGTAAAAAGCCGTCTTGGAACAACGGTCAAAAGCCTCGCGCTACAAAAACTATTACTTGAAAGTCAAAAAGACATCGCTTTTACAGATAAACCAATCCAGGAAGTAGCCAACGATTTGGGTTTTAAAGATCCTGCCTATTTTAATCGCTTCTTCAAAAAACAAACGCACCACACACCACTCGAATTTAGGCGCAATTTTGGCGAAGAAGTGGATACCTTGATCCAAGATATACTATACTTAATTCAAACACACCACAAATCTCAGCATTCAACTGCTTTTTACGCCGATCAAACCCACCTAAGTATAAAAACCCTTTCCCGAAAAGTAAAAGAAAAACTTCATATGACAGTTGGCGATTTGGTTAGGAATGAACTCGTCAACAGCGCAAAGACTTTACTTCCTCATTACAGTATCAAAGAAGTCGCTTATGAACTAGGTTTTGAAGAACCCCATCATTTCTCTGCTTTTTTTAAAAAGTATACAGGGATTAAACCTCGTGATTATAACCGTTAA
- a CDS encoding J domain-containing protein, whose product MPFIDYYKVLGLEKGASEKEIKGAYRKLARKYHPDVNANDETAKKRFQEINEANEVLSDPEKRKKYDQYGKDWMHADDIEKARQQQRAYSGATRGQGSGSAFADDDFSDFFNDMFGGSGRRQQVRFRGQDFNAALQLNLTDVYETQKRTLTVNGKNIRLTIPAGVENGQTIKIKGHGGPGVNGGPNGDLYITFSIINNTAFKREGSNLYRTIDLDLYTAMLGGDIMVDTLNGRVKLKIAPETQNGTKVKLKDKGFPIYKKEGQFGDLFLTYQIQLPDKLSAKEKDLFRELSKLRAHAN is encoded by the coding sequence ATGCCATTTATAGATTATTACAAAGTATTGGGGCTTGAAAAGGGAGCTAGTGAAAAGGAGATCAAAGGTGCCTATCGGAAATTGGCACGGAAGTACCACCCCGACGTTAATGCCAATGATGAAACAGCCAAAAAGCGGTTTCAGGAAATCAATGAAGCCAATGAAGTCCTGAGTGATCCAGAAAAGCGAAAAAAATACGATCAATACGGGAAGGATTGGATGCATGCTGATGACATTGAGAAAGCGCGTCAACAACAACGAGCTTATAGCGGAGCTACCAGGGGCCAAGGCTCAGGTAGTGCTTTTGCCGATGACGACTTCTCGGATTTCTTTAATGACATGTTTGGTGGCAGCGGTAGGCGGCAACAGGTGCGGTTCAGAGGGCAAGACTTCAATGCAGCATTGCAGTTGAACCTTACCGACGTCTATGAAACGCAAAAGCGTACCTTAACCGTTAACGGTAAAAATATCCGATTGACCATTCCGGCAGGGGTGGAAAATGGGCAGACGATTAAGATCAAGGGGCATGGCGGCCCAGGCGTCAACGGCGGCCCCAATGGCGATTTGTATATCACTTTTTCGATCATTAACAATACTGCTTTTAAAAGGGAAGGAAGCAATCTGTATAGAACCATCGACCTGGATTTATATACAGCAATGTTGGGTGGAGATATCATGGTAGATACACTTAACGGAAGGGTAAAACTTAAAATCGCGCCTGAAACGCAAAACGGTACTAAGGTCAAATTAAAGGATAAAGGGTTTCCCATCTATAAAAAAGAAGGGCAGTTTGGAGATTTATTCCTTACCTATCAAATCCAATTACCCGACAAACTATCCGCCAAAGAAAAGGATTTATTTCGTGAACTTTCAAAATTGAGAGCCCATGCGAATTGA
- a CDS encoding chaperone modulator CbpM has translation MRIDQWIEIEAFCEHHDIEFSFINALQEVGLLQVVTIEERLVIPTESLAEVEKMIRLHYDLGINLEGIDVVINLLHKLKMMQREINSLRNRLSLYEEL, from the coding sequence ATGCGAATTGATCAATGGATTGAAATAGAGGCGTTTTGCGAACATCATGACATTGAGTTTTCTTTCATCAACGCCTTACAAGAGGTAGGCCTCCTTCAGGTGGTGACCATCGAAGAGCGCTTGGTTATACCAACAGAAAGCCTGGCTGAGGTCGAAAAAATGATTCGTTTGCACTATGATTTAGGGATAAATCTAGAGGGAATTGATGTCGTTATTAATTTATTACATAAATTGAAAATGATGCAGCGCGAAATAAATAGCCTGAGAAATAGATTAAGTTTATACGAAGAATTGTAA
- a CDS encoding class I SAM-dependent methyltransferase, which yields MSIDKAYNDWSEKYDTVENKTRDLDKIATQQTLSKYTFDTVLELGCGTGKNTAWLLERAQVVIGVDFSEGMLAQARAKIKAANVQFLQADLTKPWPIDNNFADLITCSLILEHIADLSFIFQQAYAKLKNGGRLFICELHPFKQYKGSKARFETETGVQELEVYIHHVSEFVAPALNHGFKLAELQEWFDEDQPEEIPRLLSLVFEK from the coding sequence ATGAGTATTGATAAAGCCTACAATGACTGGTCTGAAAAATACGATACGGTCGAAAACAAAACCCGTGACCTGGATAAAATCGCTACCCAACAGACCCTAAGCAAATACACCTTTGATACCGTCCTGGAGCTGGGCTGCGGAACCGGAAAAAACACTGCTTGGTTGCTGGAAAGAGCCCAGGTAGTTATCGGTGTGGACTTCTCAGAAGGCATGCTGGCCCAGGCTAGGGCCAAGATAAAGGCAGCAAATGTCCAATTCCTGCAAGCCGACCTCACAAAGCCCTGGCCCATCGATAATAACTTCGCCGACCTGATTACCTGCAGTTTGATCTTGGAGCATATTGCTGACCTAAGTTTTATCTTCCAGCAGGCTTATGCTAAGCTAAAAAATGGTGGACGGCTCTTCATCTGCGAACTCCATCCATTCAAACAATACAAGGGTAGCAAAGCGCGCTTTGAAACCGAAACGGGCGTGCAAGAACTAGAAGTGTATATCCATCATGTCTCGGAATTTGTAGCGCCCGCCTTAAATCATGGCTTCAAGTTGGCGGAGCTTCAGGAATGGTTCGATGAAGATCAACCTGAGGAAATTCCAAGATTACTTTCCCTTGTATTTGAAAAATAG
- a CDS encoding DUF6544 family protein: MLKYLFILLILAHGLIHLLGLFKAFDLGNITQLTRSIPKPLGMLWLLGTFLFIGVIFSWFFKPNLWPVLAIAAIILSQSLIITAWQDAKYGTIANIIILIVAIPQYGSQLFSGMVEKEAQGLLESIEQQAPLMVDENNIRYLPVIVQTWLKRSGSLNRPEALFVGLRQKGKMKTKPAGKWMDFTAQQYFNVKKTSFVWVTKVQMMPGIYLDGRDKLVDGKGEMLIKLQSLFTVVKEGNNEKMNTGAMIRYLAEMIWFPSAALSDYVVWEEIDANTVKATLTYDGQSVSGVFRFSADGDMLSFSAKRYYGGGEDATLETWVVETEAFTVFNGYRIPSRNKVTWKLPSGDFTWLQLEITDLEVNHLAL; the protein is encoded by the coding sequence ATGCTAAAATATCTTTTTATCCTGCTTATCCTGGCGCATGGTTTGATACATCTCCTAGGCTTGTTCAAAGCCTTCGACCTAGGCAATATTACTCAACTTACCAGGAGCATTCCCAAACCACTAGGTATGCTCTGGCTCTTGGGTACCTTCCTCTTCATTGGCGTCATTTTTTCCTGGTTTTTCAAACCTAATCTTTGGCCAGTTTTAGCTATCGCAGCGATCATCCTATCCCAAAGCTTGATCATCACCGCTTGGCAGGATGCCAAATATGGAACGATAGCAAACATCATTATTTTAATCGTCGCAATTCCGCAATATGGCAGTCAATTATTTTCTGGAATGGTAGAAAAAGAGGCGCAAGGATTACTGGAAAGTATTGAACAGCAGGCCCCGTTAATGGTAGATGAAAACAACATTAGATATCTACCTGTCATCGTACAAACCTGGTTGAAACGCTCCGGTAGCCTTAATCGACCAGAGGCCTTATTTGTGGGACTCCGCCAGAAGGGCAAAATGAAAACCAAGCCAGCGGGTAAATGGATGGATTTTACAGCCCAGCAATATTTTAATGTAAAAAAAACAAGCTTTGTATGGGTGACCAAAGTGCAGATGATGCCTGGTATCTACCTCGATGGGCGCGATAAATTGGTCGATGGGAAAGGCGAAATGCTGATCAAATTGCAATCTCTTTTTACGGTTGTCAAGGAAGGTAATAATGAAAAAATGAACACAGGGGCGATGATTCGTTACTTAGCAGAAATGATCTGGTTCCCCTCCGCAGCATTAAGCGACTATGTGGTTTGGGAGGAAATAGACGCCAACACTGTGAAAGCGACGCTCACTTATGATGGGCAAAGTGTTTCCGGGGTGTTCCGCTTTTCTGCTGATGGGGATATGTTGTCTTTCTCTGCTAAACGCTATTATGGTGGCGGGGAGGATGCCACGCTGGAAACATGGGTAGTCGAAACCGAGGCTTTTACAGTTTTTAATGGTTATCGTATTCCTAGCAGAAATAAAGTGACTTGGAAATTACCAAGTGGTGACTTTACCTGGCTACAATTGGAAATAACAGACTTGGAGGTCAATCATCTGGCCTTGTAA
- a CDS encoding serine hydrolase: MTPGRRTFIKQAGYSAIGLGLMPLLQQCHTKQESSPGADLMRVSPESQGVSSTGILDFLKAANDCSFEWHSYMLLRHGKVISEGWWAPFAPAYKHTLYSLSKSFTSTAVGFAIEEGHLKLEDKVISFFPDQLPEEVSDHLKEMDIRDLLTMNTGHETDSFGAILKAYDTSWISTFLAFPVEHAPGSKFTYDTGATYMLSAIVQKVTGEMLENYLKPRLFDPLGINDYDWEKSPDGINTGGFGLRLTTESIARFGQLYLQNGEWQGKQVVPADWVKEATSKQVDSNPGDSQWSQGYGYKFWRCKPSGAYRGDGAYGQYCIVMPEQDAVLAVTSESWDMGLSMDIMFDHLLPAFSDKPLDKNKADAEKLITTNANLRLPVPRLSTTSYMTTSLKDKVFQLEDNEFGIKSLAFDFENDQCSWTWKTENNSSRLTAGMEAWHLNEQEVPNFFPVFFRTTTPSKIAATATWAGDTALQVNLKWVEAIHGDQFQFFFDRDMVEIKMLNSVAAHDDNERNHERRPMLRGQL, from the coding sequence ATGACACCAGGAAGAAGAACTTTCATTAAACAAGCCGGATATTCCGCCATTGGGTTGGGGCTGATGCCTTTGTTACAGCAATGCCATACAAAGCAAGAAAGCTCCCCTGGAGCTGATCTGATGCGGGTTTCGCCCGAGTCACAGGGTGTTTCTTCCACTGGCATTCTTGACTTCCTTAAGGCAGCGAATGATTGTAGCTTTGAATGGCATAGTTATATGCTATTGCGGCATGGCAAGGTGATCTCCGAAGGTTGGTGGGCTCCCTTTGCGCCAGCCTATAAGCATACCCTGTACTCGCTTTCCAAAAGTTTTACGAGCACAGCGGTTGGCTTTGCGATTGAGGAGGGGCACCTCAAACTGGAAGATAAAGTCATTTCCTTTTTTCCTGACCAGCTTCCGGAAGAAGTGAGTGATCACCTTAAAGAAATGGATATCCGCGACCTGCTCACCATGAACACGGGTCATGAAACAGATAGCTTTGGAGCCATTCTTAAAGCCTATGATACCTCCTGGATTTCGACCTTTTTAGCTTTTCCAGTGGAACATGCGCCTGGTAGTAAATTCACCTATGATACCGGTGCGACATACATGCTGAGTGCCATTGTGCAAAAAGTGACAGGTGAAATGCTGGAGAATTATTTAAAACCTCGACTGTTTGATCCATTGGGTATCAATGATTATGATTGGGAAAAATCGCCTGATGGTATCAATACGGGTGGTTTTGGGTTGAGACTTACTACCGAATCGATTGCTCGTTTTGGGCAATTATATTTGCAAAATGGAGAATGGCAGGGCAAGCAGGTGGTTCCGGCTGATTGGGTAAAAGAAGCGACCAGTAAGCAAGTGGACTCCAACCCGGGTGATTCGCAATGGTCGCAGGGTTATGGCTATAAATTTTGGCGTTGCAAACCGAGTGGTGCTTACAGAGGGGATGGTGCTTATGGGCAATATTGCATTGTGATGCCCGAACAAGATGCGGTGTTGGCCGTTACCAGCGAAAGCTGGGATATGGGGTTGTCCATGGATATTATGTTTGACCATTTACTGCCGGCCTTTTCTGATAAACCGCTGGATAAAAATAAAGCAGATGCCGAGAAGTTGATAACGACGAATGCCAACTTACGGCTACCTGTTCCTCGGTTGTCAACAACGTCCTACATGACGACCTCTCTCAAGGATAAGGTATTCCAATTAGAAGACAATGAATTTGGGATAAAAAGCCTGGCGTTTGATTTTGAAAACGACCAATGTAGTTGGACCTGGAAAACGGAAAATAATAGCAGTCGCCTGACTGCCGGCATGGAAGCCTGGCATTTGAATGAACAAGAAGTACCGAACTTCTTCCCCGTATTTTTTAGAACAACGACACCTTCAAAAATAGCAGCTACCGCCACCTGGGCTGGCGATACCGCCCTCCAAGTCAACTTGAAATGGGTGGAGGCTATCCATGGAGACCAATTTCAATTCTTCTTTGACCGGGATATGGTAGAAATCAAAATGCTCAATAGTGTGGCAGCGCATGATGACAATGAAAGAAATCATGAGAGAAGGCCAATGCTTAGAGGGCAGCTGTAG
- a CDS encoding DUF1553 domain-containing protein codes for MRPINNQENRKGWSRRPMSFGLNSVYIISVAILGLVACAEKEVDFNADIRPILNERCVSCHGGVKRSGGFGLVFRENALKETENGKIGIVPGKPTQSEMYRRIIHADPEMRMPLDEAPLKKEEIALIKKWIAQGAKWEEHWAYLPPKTQTPPQVASAWIRNDIDRFVLEKILAHGLTPSSEADRTTLVRRLFLDLIGLPPTPEELQTFLQDQSEGAYENLVDYLLVSPHYGEHWASMWLDLARYADSFGYSSDLNREIWKYRDWVINALNADMPFDQFTIDQLAGDLLPEASIDQLVATAFHRNSMTNGEGGAYHEEFRNAAVIDRVNTTWETWQATTMGCVQCHNHPYDPIKQTDFYASFALFNNTNDRNLIAEFPVLKTLEPVAEAQLEDIKKWIIAHGTAQEASQVEKMILAHEPKIVPTDFSETDKVKFLNRIGDDYMSVYDSAFIKIPAVDLGQIDKIYLHYLQYTPKEGLVQLRLDSPDGQLIGQATLRKTKGLAILPIALTTTAKQGDVYVTISSEAEGFESRIDGIVLSPRLSGSTQPDYAEIRARIDSLMNAKPKYTTPIMVERPSAYRRKTQLFERGNWLVKGQEVNPDIPELFNEKKVPYEDRLALAKWLVSEENPLTGRVAVNRIWGRLFGKGIVQSMEDFGTMGDLPSHPALLDWLALQFSHEQGWQFKNLIKAIVMSATYRQSSKIDAIALEKDPNNVWLARSPRKRLTAEQVRDQALAVSGLLSRKMYGPSVMPSQPDGIWKVSFSNAKWETSEGEDRYRRAIYTFIKRSAPYPSFITFDAAGREVCLSRRITTNTPLQALVTLNDPVFFDAARALAQKIMKKSAPSSSLLSDAYNLMMGKAPSAKQMEVLERLYQETKQYYTENQAEAFEIALSENIELAVYTIVANSLMNMDEFIVKS; via the coding sequence ATGAGGCCAATCAACAATCAGGAAAATCGAAAAGGCTGGAGCAGACGACCGATGTCCTTCGGTTTAAATAGTGTATATATAATTAGTGTGGCGATATTGGGATTGGTCGCCTGTGCCGAAAAGGAAGTTGACTTCAATGCGGATATTCGCCCCATATTGAATGAACGATGTGTAAGCTGCCACGGCGGCGTCAAACGATCGGGCGGTTTTGGATTGGTCTTTAGGGAAAATGCTTTGAAGGAGACGGAGAACGGCAAGATAGGTATTGTACCCGGGAAGCCAACACAAAGCGAAATGTACCGACGGATCATACATGCTGACCCAGAAATGCGCATGCCGCTGGATGAAGCACCATTGAAAAAAGAGGAAATTGCACTTATAAAAAAATGGATAGCACAGGGTGCTAAATGGGAAGAACATTGGGCTTACCTTCCTCCCAAAACACAAACCCCACCGCAAGTAGCCTCAGCTTGGATTCGGAATGATATCGATCGGTTTGTGTTGGAAAAAATCTTGGCACATGGCTTAACTCCTTCTTCCGAAGCAGATCGTACAACCTTGGTCAGAAGGCTTTTTCTCGACCTGATCGGCTTGCCGCCCACTCCTGAAGAACTTCAAACCTTCCTGCAAGATCAATCGGAAGGTGCTTATGAAAACTTGGTCGATTACCTTTTGGTTTCCCCTCATTATGGAGAACATTGGGCTAGCATGTGGCTGGATTTGGCGAGGTATGCCGATTCTTTTGGATATTCCAGCGATTTGAACCGCGAGATTTGGAAATACCGGGATTGGGTGATCAATGCCCTCAATGCCGATATGCCTTTTGACCAATTTACCATCGACCAATTGGCTGGCGATTTGTTGCCTGAAGCTTCCATCGACCAACTGGTTGCGACGGCTTTTCACCGAAACAGCATGACCAATGGCGAGGGTGGGGCTTACCATGAAGAGTTTAGAAATGCCGCTGTGATTGACCGCGTCAATACCACCTGGGAGACCTGGCAGGCAACGACAATGGGCTGTGTACAATGCCATAACCACCCTTATGATCCGATCAAACAAACTGATTTTTACGCTTCTTTTGCCCTTTTTAACAATACCAATGATCGGAATCTTATTGCTGAATTTCCCGTCCTCAAAACCTTGGAGCCAGTAGCGGAAGCACAGCTTGAGGACATCAAAAAATGGATCATAGCGCATGGCACCGCACAAGAAGCCAGTCAGGTCGAAAAAATGATACTGGCGCATGAGCCTAAGATCGTGCCTACCGATTTCAGTGAAACAGACAAAGTGAAATTTCTCAATCGGATCGGGGATGATTACATGAGCGTGTATGATAGCGCATTCATCAAGATTCCAGCCGTTGATTTGGGGCAAATAGATAAGATTTACCTCCATTACTTGCAATATACGCCAAAGGAAGGACTGGTTCAGCTTAGATTGGATAGCCCAGATGGCCAGTTAATCGGACAGGCCACGCTGAGGAAAACAAAGGGCCTAGCCATTTTACCCATCGCATTAACGACAACAGCGAAGCAGGGTGATGTCTATGTTACGATTAGTAGTGAGGCGGAAGGCTTTGAAAGTAGAATAGATGGGATTGTATTAAGTCCCAGACTTTCTGGCTCAACCCAGCCTGATTACGCTGAAATTCGAGCGCGTATAGATAGTCTAATGAATGCGAAACCAAAGTATACCACTCCCATAATGGTAGAGCGGCCATCTGCCTATCGCCGCAAGACCCAACTCTTCGAAAGAGGCAATTGGTTAGTCAAAGGGCAAGAGGTAAACCCCGATATTCCCGAGCTTTTTAATGAAAAAAAAGTACCCTATGAAGACCGATTGGCCTTGGCTAAGTGGCTGGTCAGTGAAGAAAACCCCTTGACAGGGAGGGTGGCAGTCAATCGGATTTGGGGTCGACTTTTCGGAAAGGGCATCGTGCAAAGTATGGAAGATTTTGGGACCATGGGGGATTTACCTAGTCATCCGGCCTTATTGGACTGGTTGGCCTTACAGTTTTCCCATGAACAAGGCTGGCAGTTCAAAAACCTGATAAAAGCCATCGTGATGTCCGCTACTTATCGACAAAGTTCGAAAATTGACGCCATAGCCTTGGAAAAAGACCCCAATAATGTTTGGCTGGCTCGGAGCCCCCGGAAAAGGCTAACGGCCGAGCAAGTCCGGGATCAAGCGCTGGCTGTATCTGGCCTATTGAGTCGAAAAATGTATGGCCCCAGTGTGATGCCTAGTCAACCAGATGGCATCTGGAAAGTCTCTTTTAGCAATGCGAAATGGGAAACCAGTGAAGGAGAAGACCGCTACCGAAGGGCCATTTATACCTTTATTAAACGCTCTGCGCCCTATCCCTCCTTCATTACGTTTGATGCAGCAGGTAGAGAGGTATGCCTATCGAGAAGAATTACCACCAATACCCCTTTACAGGCCCTGGTTACCTTGAATGATCCGGTGTTTTTTGATGCGGCCAGGGCCTTGGCGCAAAAAATAATGAAAAAAAGTGCTCCTTCATCCTCTCTGCTGTCGGATGCTTACAACTTAATGATGGGCAAAGCCCCCTCTGCCAAACAAATGGAAGTATTGGAGCGCCTGTACCAGGAAACCAAGCAATATTATACAGAAAACCAAGCCGAGGCTTTTGAGATCGCCCTTTCGGAAAACATAGAACTAGCCGTGTACACCATTGTGGCCAATAGCCTGATGAACATGGATGAATTCATCGTAAAAAGCTAA
- a CDS encoding DUF1501 domain-containing protein, whose amino-acid sequence MDAFNEFRIRQLQLSTRRHFLKKCTTGLGMLTLGSFLGGDSLWGQPHLTNDMRRPSLPHFAPKVKRVIYLHMTGGPSQLELFDYKPDLQKLHNQDCPDSFLEGKRFAFIQGKPKMLGPQQPFKQYGDSGAFVSDALPLFSKHVDEVTMLKAMYTDEFNHAPAQLFLQTGSARVGRPSMGAWLSYGLGSENENLPSFMVLVSGGKDPDAGKNGWGSGFLPSEYQGVQCRSSGDPILYVSNPYGMSRDMRGKSIAAINELNRLEHEEMGDPEVLSRIAQYEMAYKMQVSVPEVMDISKEPAYIHQMYGTEPGKTSFANNCLLARRLLEQGVRFVQLYDWGWDMHGTQPSEDLGAGMTEKCQLIDRPIAALLEDLKQRGLMEDTLVVWGGEFGRTPMRENRGGQTMSFQGRDHHAEAFTIWLAGAGLKKGFSFGETDDIGYFGVKDRTHVHDLQATILHLLGIDHERFTYPFQGRNYRLTDVHGSVVKDILT is encoded by the coding sequence ATGGACGCCTTTAACGAATTTAGAATACGACAATTACAGCTAAGCACGCGCCGCCATTTTCTCAAAAAATGTACGACGGGCCTAGGTATGCTTACCTTGGGTTCTTTCCTGGGGGGCGATTCCCTGTGGGGGCAGCCTCATTTGACAAATGACATGAGGAGACCATCTTTGCCCCATTTTGCCCCCAAAGTAAAGCGGGTGATTTACCTGCATATGACCGGCGGGCCATCTCAATTGGAGCTGTTCGATTATAAACCAGACCTACAAAAGCTGCACAACCAGGACTGCCCCGATTCCTTTCTGGAAGGCAAACGATTTGCCTTTATTCAAGGAAAGCCTAAAATGCTGGGCCCACAACAGCCGTTCAAGCAATATGGCGATTCTGGCGCCTTTGTTTCTGATGCTCTACCGCTCTTTAGCAAACACGTAGATGAGGTAACCATGTTGAAGGCCATGTATACGGATGAATTTAACCACGCCCCGGCCCAGCTTTTTTTGCAGACGGGGAGTGCACGGGTGGGGCGACCAAGCATGGGCGCCTGGCTGAGCTATGGCTTAGGATCTGAAAATGAAAATTTGCCTTCCTTCATGGTCTTGGTATCGGGCGGAAAAGACCCTGATGCGGGTAAAAACGGATGGGGAAGTGGTTTTTTGCCCTCCGAATACCAGGGCGTTCAATGCCGAAGTTCAGGTGACCCCATTTTGTACGTCTCTAATCCTTACGGTATGAGTCGCGACATGCGGGGCAAATCCATTGCAGCGATTAATGAGTTAAATAGACTGGAGCATGAAGAAATGGGCGATCCGGAAGTGCTGTCGCGGATTGCTCAATACGAAATGGCTTATAAAATGCAAGTTTCGGTCCCGGAGGTAATGGACATCTCAAAAGAGCCGGCCTATATCCATCAAATGTATGGGACGGAGCCCGGCAAAACCTCCTTTGCCAACAATTGTTTGCTGGCGCGGCGCCTCCTGGAGCAGGGGGTCCGGTTCGTGCAACTGTACGACTGGGGCTGGGATATGCACGGCACGCAGCCATCAGAGGACCTGGGCGCAGGCATGACCGAGAAATGCCAATTGATTGACCGACCGATCGCTGCACTACTGGAAGACCTAAAGCAACGCGGACTGATGGAAGACACCTTGGTCGTATGGGGCGGGGAGTTCGGGCGTACCCCTATGCGGGAAAACCGGGGCGGGCAAACCATGAGCTTCCAGGGAAGAGACCACCATGCCGAAGCTTTTACCATTTGGCTGGCCGGTGCTGGACTGAAAAAGGGTTTTTCTTTTGGCGAAACGGATGACATTGGTTATTTCGGCGTAAAAGACAGAACCCATGTCCATGACCTACAAGCGACGATCCTCCATTTGTTGGGCATTGACCATGAGCGATTTACTTATCCTTTCCAGGGCAGAAATTATCGCTTGACGGATGTGCATGGGTCGGTGGTGAAGGATATTTTGACTTAG